The following coding sequences are from one Triticum dicoccoides isolate Atlit2015 ecotype Zavitan chromosome 4A, WEW_v2.0, whole genome shotgun sequence window:
- the LOC119285134 gene encoding berberine bridge enzyme-like 28 — protein MRPFTRLCPLLLLLLLVSPSSPQPQELQEEEGGLHESFLRCVSRLSPDTADPSELVHAPADASYPPLLASTIQNLRFASPQTPRPSLLLTPRTVAEVQASVACCKAHGLTVRARSGGHDYEGLSYRAIRPSGGRPFAVIDVAALRTVRVDAERRVARAQPGATLGELYYAVAEGSGGELGFPAGICPTVCVGGHLSGGGFGPMMRKYGLAADNVVDAEVVDAGGKLLNRSAMGEDLFWAIRGGGGGSFGIVVSWTVSLVPVPSVVSAFTVRRLLRHGDEDEEAMLRLLTKWQLVAHALPDDLFVKLEMEPKVDDGGKRRPLVVFKSFFLGNCSGMVTQMGIHLPELDIKPSDCREMNWIQSMLYFYGYTNGQPAEVFLDRTLQPKEYYKIKLDYLTSPIPATGLSMLFTKIVEHQGGSIDIDPQGGRMSEIPESDTPYAHRRGYLYNFQYYVKWGSDKNVSYEEKHLGWVRGVHELMTPYVSNRPRAAYINFRDLDLGQNVEGNTSYEEAKVWGRMYFRGNFRRLAMVKAEVDPDQVFWSEQSIPPLVVARRKRKGQRHGGLVLEI, from the coding sequence ATGCGGCCATTCACGCGTCTCTgtcccctcctcctcctgctcctcctcgtctCGCCTTCGTCCCCGCAGCCGCAGGAGctccaagaagaagagggcggcctccacgagAGCTTCCTGCGTTGTGTGTCCCGCCTCTCGCCGGACACCGCCGACCCGTCCGAGCTCGTCCACGCGCCGGCGGACGCCTCCTACCCGCCCCTTCTCGCCTCCACCATCCAGAACCTCCGCTTCGCCTCGCCTCAGACGCCGAGGCCATCGCTGCTCCTCACGCCCAGGACCGTCGCCGAGGTGCAGGCGTCCGTGGCCTGCTGCAAGGCCCACGGCCTCACCGTCCGCGCCCGCAGCGGAGGCCACGACTACGAAGGCCTATCATATCGCGCGATCCGTCCCAGCGGCGGCCGCCCGTTCGCCGTCATCGACGTCGCCGCGCTCCGAACAGTGCGGGTCGATGCGGAACGCCGCGTGGCGCGCGCCCAGCCCGGGGCCACCCTTGGGGAGCTCTACTACGCGGTCGCGGAGGGGAGCGGTGGTGAGCTGGGGTTCCCCGCCGGGATCTGCCCCACGGTCTGCGTCGGTGGGCACCTCAGCGGCGGCGGATTCGGGCCGATGATGCGCAAATACGGCCTGGCCGCCGACAACGTCGTAGACGCCGAGGTGGTGGACGCGGGAGGGAAGCTCCTGAACCGGTCAGCCATGGGGGAGGACCTCTTCTGGGCGATcaggggcggcggaggaggaagctTCGGCATCGTCGTTTCTTGGACCGTGAGTCTGGTCCCCGTCCCGAGCGTCGTATCCGCCTTCACCGTCCGTCGGCTACTCCGGCATGGTGACGAGGACGAGGAAGCAATGCTCCGTCTCCTGACCAAATGGCAGCTCGTGGCACACGCCCTCCCGGACGATCTCTTCGTCAAGCTGGAAATGGAGCCCAAGGTCGATGACGGCGGCAAGAGACGGCCATTGGTGGTGTTCAAGTCATTCTTTCTTGGCAATTGCAGCGGGATGGTTACCCAAATGGGCATCCATTTGCCAGAACTAGACATTAAGCCAAGCGATTGCAGAGAGATGAACTGGATTCAGTCGATGCTCTACTTCTACGGCTACACCAATGGCCAACCGGCAGAAGTGTTTCTGGACAGAACACTCCAACCCAAAGAATACTACAAGATCAAGCTAGACTACCTGACATCGCCAATTCCGGCAACCGGTCTAAGCATGTTGTTCACCAAGATCGTCGAACACCAGGGCGGCTCGATCGATATCGACCCCCAGGGCGGCAGGATGAGCGAGATACCAGAATCCGACACGCCGTATGCGCACCGCAGAGGGTACCTCTACAACTTCCAGTACTATGTCAAGTGGGGAAGTGACAAGAACGTGTCATATGAGGAGAAGCATTTGGGTTGGGTCAGGGGGGTGCATGAGCTCATGACACCCTATGTGAGCAATAGGCCTAGAGCTGCATACATTAACTTCAGGGACCTGGACTTGGGGCAGAATGTGGAGGGCAATACAAGCTATGAGGAGGCCAAGGTGTGGGGGAGAATGTACTTCAGGGGAAACTTCAGGAGGTTGGCAATGGTGAAGGCAGAGGTTGATCCTGACCAGGTGTTCTGGAGTGAGCAGAGCATCCCTCCTCTGGTTGTGGCCAGGAGGAAGAGGAAGGGACAGAGGCATGGTGGATTGGTTTTAGAGATTTGA
- the LOC119288714 gene encoding synaptotagmin-5-like translates to MGFFSGIMLGFILGVALIAGWARAMARRAHKRSAKAADVNVLGSLNREDLKKICGENLPQWISFPEYDQVKWLNRQLSKLWPFVEEAATMVIRDSVEPILDVYRPVGISALKFSRLSLGTVPPKIEGIRVQSFQKGQITMDIDFKWGGDPNIVLAVETLVASLPIQFKNLQVFTIIRVVFQLSDEIPCISAVVIALLAEPKPRIDYILKAVGGSLTAMPGLSDMIDDTVASLITDMLQWPHRIVVPLGVDVDISDLELKPHGKVTVTVVRGESLKNKEFIGKSDPYVVLFIRPMFKERTRVIDDNLNPEWNETFELIAEDKETQHIILEVFDEDSLKQDKRLGIVKLPLSDLEVETVQEINLQLLSSLDTTKVKDKKDRGVLTVRVLYHLYTKEEALRALELEKRTVEERLKTREATGPAVSGSADAARGVAAPSTVTTNVAGTGVAVGAAVTGSGVHKDGSGVHKDGPGVHMVGTGIDAVGKSITKAGKFVGRTVTGPFSSQRRSAASVPTIDE, encoded by the exons ATGGGGTTCTTCTCGGGGATCATGCTTGGATTCATCCTCGGCGTCGCCCTCATCGCCGGCTGGGCGCGCGCCATGGCTCGCCGCGCCCACAAACGCAGCGCCAAG GCTGCCGATGTCAATGTGCTAGGATCTCTCAACCGTGAGGATCTGAAGAAAATATGCGGAGAAAATCTCCCTCAATGGATTTCATTCCCGGAGTATGACCAG GTTAAATGGCTCAACAGACAATTGAGCAAGCTTTGGCCTTTTGTTGAAGAG GCAGCAACCATGGTCATCAGGGACTCCGTGGAGCCTATACTCGACGTTTATCGACCGGTGGGGATATCCGCACTCAAGTTCAGCAGACTCTCACTAGGCACCGTGCCACCTAAAATTGAAG GCATTCGGGTCCAGAGCTTTCAGAAAGGGCAAATCACGATGGATATCGACTTCAAGTGGGGTGGGGATCCGAATATCGTCCTTGCAGTTGAAACTCTAGTCGCTTCACTCCCGATTCAG TTCAAGAACCTTCAGGTGTTCACCATCATCCGCGTGGTCTTCCAATTGTCTGACGAGATACCATGCATCTCTGCTGTTGTCATTGCTCTTCTGGCAGAG CCAAAACCGAGGATCGACTACATACTGAAGGCGGTCGGGGGAAGCCTGACGGCGATGCCCGGACTTTCAGACATGATCGAC GACACCGTGGCGTCATTGATCACTGACATGCTCCAATGGCCGCATAGAATCGTCGTTCCACTGGGCGTTGACGTCGACATAAG tgatctggagctgaagccgcACGGGAAGGTGACGGTGACGGTGGTGCGCGGGGAGTCGCTCAAGAACAAGGAGTTCATCGGCAAGTCGGACCCCTACGTGGTGCTCTTCATCCGCCCCATGTTCAAGGAGAGGACCCGGGTCATCGACGACAACCTCAACCCGGAGTGGAACGAGACGTTCGAGCTCATCGCCGAGGACAAGGAGACGCAGCACATCATCCTCGAGGTGTTCGACGAGGACAGCCTGAAGCAAGACAAGAGGCTGGGCATCGTCAAGCTGCCCCTCAGCGACCTGGAGGTGGAGACCGTGCAGGAGATCAACCTGCAGCTGCTGTCGTCGCTGGACACCACCaaggtcaaggacaagaaggacCGGGGCGTGCTCACCGTCAGG GTGCTCTACCACCTCTACACCAAGGAGGAGGCGCTGCGGGCGCTGGAGCTGGAGAAGAGGACGGTGGAGGAGCGGCTGAAGACGAGGGAGGCGACGGGGCCCGCCGTCAGCGGGTCCGCGGACGCAGCCAGAGGCGTGGCCGCTCCGTCCACGGTCACCACCAACGTGGCCGGCACGGGCGTCGCGGTGGGCGCTGCCGTGACCGGTTCGGGCGTCCACAAGGACGGGTCGGGCGTTCACAAGGACGGGCCGGGGGTTCACATGGTGGGCACGGGGATCGACGCGGTCGGCAAAAGCATCACCAAGGCCGGCAAGTTCGTCGGCCGGACCGTCACAGGGCCCTTCAGCAGCCAGAGGCGCAGCGCCGCGAGCGTGCCGACGATCGACGAGTGA